The following are encoded together in the Diabrotica undecimpunctata isolate CICGRU chromosome 7, icDiaUnde3, whole genome shotgun sequence genome:
- the LOC140445312 gene encoding alpha-crystallin A chain-like: protein MAFIPRIFHDNFWAPNCPGGSAYSGNVVRNITEDVLNSIAIAQAMFGPEYDRNNQEVNTNSEGQLQRSSVTVDKNKFQANFDVHHFRPEEITVKVNDDKSITIEAKHEETPDEHGAIYRHFIRKYVLPENCDIDRVESRLSSDGVLTITAPTITENAAEHRTIPIIRTGKSVRPQENLTYEAKEPVEDKDVMES, encoded by the coding sequence ATGGCTTTTATTCCACGTATATTTCATGACAACTTTTGGGCACCTAACTGTCCTGGAGGTAGCGCATATTCCGGAAATGTAGTGAGAAACATTACAGAAGATGTCTTAAATTCCATCGCAATAGCACAAGCCATGTTTGGTCCAGAATATGACAGAAACAATCAAGAAGTAAATACAAATTCTGAAGGGCAACTACAAAGATCCTCTGTTACTGTTGACAAAAATAAATTCCAAGCCAACTTCGATGTACACCATTTTAGACCTGAAGAAATCACTGTTAAGGTAAATGATGATAAATCTATTACTATAGAAGCCAAACATGAAGAAACACCAGATGAGCATGGTGCAATTTACAGACATTTCATCAGAAAGTATGTATTACCAGAAAATTGTGATATTGACAGGGTAGAATCCAGATTGTCCAGTGATGGAGTATTGACTATCACTGCTCCCACAATCACTGAGAATGCAGCAGAACATAGAACCATTCCAATTATAAGGACAGGGAAATCAGTTAGACCCCAAGAAAACTTGACTTATGAAGCGAAGGAGCCAGTAGAAGATAAAGATGTAATGGAAAGTTAA